Proteins found in one Aspergillus chevalieri M1 DNA, chromosome 2, nearly complete sequence genomic segment:
- a CDS encoding hemolysin-III family protein (COG:T;~EggNog:ENOG410PWET;~InterPro:IPR004254;~PFAM:PF03006;~TransMembrane:7 (o76-96i108-130o150-169i176-194o206-229i241-258o298-321i);~go_component: GO:0016021 - integral component of membrane [Evidence IEA]), with product MFDAFLRFRVPAGPPKEQGQPKPNQQPQKTTLLNITQIPPWYDPNPYILSGYRPLSNSWPRSLHSWTYLHNETTNIFSHLIPAVILLLVHGWLYEYLRARHGANLKQFDYIVVSAQVLSGVICLFVSAVYHTGLNHSERVVGAWLGCDYAGILGCMVGCFASGLHFGFYCRPGLKWFYWGVIVVLSSMNAMFLLNPRFNGPEWRRARLAGFIGTGLSAFAPIAHAWALWGPVCLWNVGVPHYLLEGLLLLIGCWFWEVRPSALLPTYLGWYIDRTKRRFPESKYPGKFDIWGHSHTTWHVFVTLAILAHIAGLLSAIDYTYSQGCLIHT from the exons ATGTTCGACGCCTTTCTGCGCTTCCGAGTCCCAGCCGGTCCTCCCAAGGAGCAGGGCCAACCAAAGCCTAACCAACAACCACAGAAGACCACCCTGCTCAACATAACGCAAATCCCACCCTGGTACGACCCAAACCCGTACATCCTATCCGGCTACCGCCCCCTCAGCAACTCCTGGCCACGCTCGCTCCACAGCTGGACATACCTCCACAACGAAACAACGAATATTTTCTCGCACCTGATCCCCGCCGTGATActcctcctcgtccatgGATGGTTGTACGAATATCTCCGCGCCAGACACGGTGCCAATCTCAAGCAGTTCGATTACATCGTTGTGTCCGCGCAGGTGCTATCGGGGGTTATCTGTCTGTTTGTCTCGGCGGTGTATCACACGGGGCTTAATCATTCGGAACGTGTGGTGGGGGCGTGGTTAGGGTGTGATTATGCGGGGATTCTGGGGTGTATGGTGGGGTGTTTTGCGAGTGGGTTGCATTTTGGGTTTTATTGTAGACCCGGGTTGAAGTGGTTTTATTGGGGGGTG ATCGTGGTGTTGTCCTCGATGAACGCCATGTTTCTATTGAACCCGCGCTTCAATGGCCCGGAATGGCGTCGCGCTCGGCTGGCTGGTTTCATTGGGACCGGGTTATCTGCTTTTGCGCCGATTGCACATGCATGGGCTCTCTGGGGTCCGGTGTGTCTCTGGAATGTCGGGGTACCGCACTACCTTCTCGAAGGATTGTTGTTGCTCATCGGTTGCTGGTTCTGGGAAGTACGTCCTTCCGCCCTCCTCCCTACTTATCTGGGATGGTATATTGACCGAACGAAGAGAAGATTCCCTGAATCCAAATATCCCGGCAAATTCGACATCTGGGGCCACTCTCACACAACATGGCACGTCTTCGTTACTCTCGCCATTCTCGCGCATATCGCCGGTCTACTCAGTGCCATAGATTATACCTATTCCCAAGGATGTCTTATTCATACCTAG
- the IPI1 gene encoding IPI1/TEX10 family protein (COG:S;~EggNog:ENOG410PJ2X;~InterPro:IPR024679,IPR016024,IPR037947;~PFAM:PF12333), with translation MGSSSKKRKEKQKDFQKPKLKVGKAKPKPDNFTDTSFQSKSITLNQQSLRLSAPSSNTQFTHHLSLLTSKSDTQRRESLSHLTTAITSRPVDSPLPQPVSVILPNLLPLILDASNGVRTQLLKLLRALPARDVEDHVSQMLPYIRAGMTHLAVDIRVSAVEVLAWLVEVAGGEVVSCAGGWIKTLNCFLSVLGWHTEESARWSANRASFGKAGSQGKAMIKVLWALGEFLDAGLGEVDEGIDVRSNSAENEVAEAWGFPLCQTEQHMIPGASVPYAYLNLFGQPRDEEGEMYETREDRYRVFAHRFMPAVQRGLENARKEGGEIGRASSGASKVLKEAVAAV, from the exons atGGGATCCAGCagtaaaaagagaaaggagaaGCAAAAGGACTTCCAA AAACCTAAACTCAAAGTCGGCAAGGCAAAGCCCAAGCCCGACAACTTCACGGACACCAGTTTCCAATCAAAAT CAATTACCCTAAACCAACAATCCCTGCGCCTCTCCGCCCCCTCCAGCAACACCCAATTCACCCACCATCTCTCCCTCCTAACCTCCAAATCCGACACCCAGCGCCGAGAATCCCTCTCGCACCTAACCACCGCCATCACATCCCGCCCCGTAGACTCCCCTCTCCCGCAACCAGTAAGTGTGATTCTCCCCAACCTCCTCCCCCTGATCCTGGACGCAAGCAACGGCGTGCGTACGCAGCTGCTCAAGCTCCTCCGCGCGCTGCCCGCGCGAGATGTCGAGGACCACGTCTCGCAGATGCTACCGTACATCCGCGCGGGGATGACCCATCTCGCCGTGGACATCCGCGTGTCAGCTGTCGAGGTGCTAGCGTGGCTTGTGGAGGTCGCGGGCGGGGAGGTAGTATCGTGCGCGGGCGGGTGGATCAAGACGCTGAACTGCTTCCTTTCCGTGCTTGGGTGGCATACGGAGGAGTCGGCGCGGTGGTCTGCAAATCGGGCGTCGTTTGGGAAGGCGGGGAGCCAGGGCAAGGCGATGATCAAGGTGCTGTGGGCGTTGGGGGAGTTCCTGGATGCGGGGTTGGGCGAGGTAGACGAGGGGATTGATGTGCGATCTAATTCGGCAGAGAATGAAGTCGCGGAGGCATGGGGCTTTCCGCTGTGTCAGACGGAGCAGCATATGATCCCCGGGGCATCGGTGCCATATGCATATTTGAATCTGTTCGGGCAGCCACGCGACGAAGAAGGGGAGATGTACGAGACGCGGGAGGACCGGTACCGCGTATTTGCGCATCGGTTTATGCCTGCTGTGCAGCGGGGACTGGAGAATGCACGGAAAGAGGGTGGTGAGATTGGTCGCGCGTCGTCGGGTGCGAGCAAAGTGTTAAAAGAGGCTGTTGCGGCCGTTTGA